In Mixta intestinalis, the following are encoded in one genomic region:
- the ssuC gene encoding aliphatic sulfonate ABC transporter permease SsuC has protein sequence MSKGKFSARHPLVPWLLPVLLLALWQIASQSGWLSTRILPAPQSVVLTFWRLSASGELWQHLAISSWRALTGFIIGGTLGLALGLLAGASYWGERLLDTSVQMLRNIPHLALIPLVILWFGIDESAKIFLVALGTLFPIYLNTFHGIRNVDRGLVEMARSYGLSGWRLFSQVMLPGALPSIMVGVRFALGLMWLTLIVAETISANSGIGYLAMNAREFLQTDIVVVAIVLYALLGKLADVSAVLLERLWLRWHPAYQLKEAVV, from the coding sequence ATGAGCAAAGGCAAATTCAGCGCACGTCATCCACTGGTCCCCTGGCTGTTGCCGGTGCTGCTGCTGGCGCTGTGGCAAATCGCTTCGCAAAGCGGATGGCTTTCAACGCGCATTCTGCCCGCGCCGCAAAGCGTGGTACTGACCTTCTGGCGTCTTAGCGCCAGCGGCGAACTGTGGCAACATCTCGCAATCAGCAGCTGGCGAGCGCTGACCGGTTTTATTATCGGCGGTACGCTTGGTCTGGCGCTTGGGCTGCTGGCCGGGGCCTCGTACTGGGGCGAGCGCCTGCTCGATACCTCGGTGCAGATGCTGCGCAACATCCCGCATCTGGCACTGATTCCGCTGGTGATTCTATGGTTCGGCATCGACGAATCCGCCAAAATTTTCCTGGTAGCGCTGGGCACGCTGTTTCCCATTTATCTCAATACCTTTCACGGTATCCGTAATGTCGATCGCGGTCTGGTGGAGATGGCGCGCAGCTATGGCCTTTCCGGCTGGCGGCTGTTTAGCCAGGTGATGCTGCCGGGTGCCCTGCCCTCAATTATGGTCGGCGTGCGCTTCGCGCTTGGCCTGATGTGGCTGACGCTGATCGTGGCGGAGACCATCTCCGCTAATTCCGGTATTGGCTATCTGGCGATGAACGCGCGTGAGTTTTTACAAACCGATATTGTCGTCGTTGCCATCGTGCTCTATGCGTTGCTGGGCAAACTGGCAGATGTCAGCGCCGTGCTGCTGGAACGCCTGTGGCTGCGCTGGCACCCCGCTTATCAACTGAAGGAGGCCGTGGTATGA
- a CDS encoding YcbX family protein — MIVLSRLFIHPVKSMRGLQLSHAQVRESGLAFDRLFMLTAEDGTFITARQFPQLVQFIPALMPDGLWLQAPDNSSATLRYSDFQPQDAATEVWGNHFTARIAPQPINDWLSGFFPHPVQLRWVGPEMTRRVKRHPDVPLGFADGYPFLLVNEASLHDLQQRCTASIRLEQFRPNLTVTGAVAWEEDSWARLRLGEVEFDVAKPCSRCIFTTISPERGQKHPSGEPLKTLQSFRSALDDSGDVDFGMNLIARNSGVIRVGDTLEVLQTQPPRLYGAGKVTETLHVEAAAESSVTISYQGKSFIGNNQQVILEQLEMQGHRIPYSCRAGLCGSCEMRLLSGQVTALKQDAVHADGTLLSCSCIPAGDIELA; from the coding sequence ATGATTGTTCTGTCACGCCTGTTTATTCATCCGGTCAAATCAATGCGAGGATTACAGCTCTCGCACGCCCAGGTAAGAGAGAGCGGTCTGGCCTTTGATCGCTTGTTTATGCTGACGGCTGAAGACGGCACCTTTATTACCGCTCGCCAGTTTCCACAGCTGGTGCAGTTTATTCCGGCGTTGATGCCGGACGGGCTGTGGCTACAGGCACCGGACAACAGCAGCGCAACGTTGCGGTATAGTGATTTTCAGCCACAGGATGCCGCGACCGAAGTCTGGGGCAATCATTTCACCGCCCGTATCGCACCGCAGCCGATCAATGACTGGCTGAGCGGCTTTTTCCCGCATCCGGTTCAGCTACGCTGGGTCGGCCCGGAGATGACGCGTCGGGTCAAACGCCATCCTGACGTGCCGCTCGGCTTTGCCGACGGCTATCCATTTTTGCTGGTAAACGAAGCGTCACTGCACGATTTGCAACAGCGCTGTACGGCAAGTATCCGACTGGAGCAGTTTCGTCCTAACCTGACGGTTACCGGCGCGGTCGCCTGGGAAGAGGACAGCTGGGCGCGCCTGCGCCTTGGTGAAGTGGAGTTTGACGTCGCGAAACCTTGCAGCCGCTGCATTTTCACCACCATCAGCCCGGAGCGTGGACAAAAGCATCCTTCCGGCGAACCGCTTAAAACGTTACAGAGTTTCCGCAGCGCGCTGGATGATAGCGGTGATGTCGATTTTGGAATGAATCTGATTGCCCGCAACAGCGGCGTTATTCGGGTAGGCGATACGCTGGAAGTGTTACAAACCCAGCCGCCGCGCTTATATGGCGCGGGTAAAGTCACAGAGACACTACATGTGGAAGCGGCGGCGGAAAGCAGCGTGACGATTAGCTACCAGGGCAAATCGTTCATCGGCAATAACCAGCAAGTTATACTGGAACAGCTGGAAATGCAGGGCCACCGCATTCCCTACAGCTGTCGTGCCGGCCTGTGTGGTAGCTGTGAAATGCGCCTGCTCTCAGGTCAGGTAACGGCGCTGAAGCAGGACGCCGTGCACGCTGATGGCACCCTACTAAGCTGTAGCTGTATTCCCGCCGGAGATATTGAGCTGGCCTGA
- a CDS encoding sulfonate ABC transporter substrate-binding protein produces the protein MSRFSRHLAAALLALLGLSAIAYAAPQAPDAIRIGYQKGSVSMVLAKTHRLLEQRYPNTQIRWVEFPAGPQMLEALNVGSIDLGSTGDIPPLFAQAAGADLLYVGAEPPKPQAEVILVADNSSIKTVADLKGHKVALQKGSSSHNLLLRALQKAGLQFTDIQPVWLTPADARAAFQQGNVDAWAIWDPYYSAALQQGNVRVLTDGSTLNLTGSFYLATRSYAEAHGAFIQSVLDIFSQADALTQSQRPESIRLLAQSMGLPEAVIASYLDHRPPTRITPVGAQTVQAQQHTADLFYQNHLLPVKLDVTRHIWHGATVQ, from the coding sequence ATGTCTCGTTTCTCCCGTCATCTTGCTGCCGCTCTGCTGGCGCTGCTTGGCCTCAGTGCCATCGCTTACGCCGCACCGCAGGCACCCGACGCTATCCGTATCGGCTACCAAAAAGGCTCCGTCAGTATGGTACTGGCTAAAACACACCGCCTGCTGGAGCAGCGCTATCCCAACACGCAAATTCGCTGGGTAGAATTTCCTGCCGGCCCACAGATGCTGGAGGCGCTTAACGTAGGCAGTATCGATCTCGGCAGCACCGGCGATATCCCACCGCTGTTTGCGCAGGCCGCCGGTGCCGATTTGCTCTATGTTGGTGCGGAACCACCCAAGCCGCAGGCGGAGGTTATTCTGGTTGCGGATAACAGCTCCATCAAAACGGTTGCTGATTTAAAAGGCCATAAGGTAGCGCTACAGAAAGGTTCCAGTTCTCACAATCTGCTGCTGCGCGCGCTGCAAAAAGCGGGATTGCAGTTTACGGATATTCAGCCTGTCTGGTTGACGCCTGCCGACGCGCGCGCCGCTTTCCAGCAGGGCAATGTCGATGCCTGGGCCATCTGGGACCCTTATTACTCTGCCGCCTTACAGCAGGGCAACGTACGGGTACTGACCGATGGCAGCACGCTCAATCTTACCGGCTCTTTCTATCTGGCTACCCGCAGCTATGCCGAAGCGCATGGCGCATTTATTCAGTCGGTGCTCGATATTTTCAGCCAGGCGGACGCCCTGACGCAGAGTCAGCGCCCTGAAAGCATCAGGCTGCTGGCACAAAGTATGGGATTGCCTGAGGCCGTCATCGCCAGCTACCTCGATCATCGGCCGCCGACACGCATTACGCCGGTCGGTGCGCAAACGGTACAGGCGCAGCAACATACCGCCGATCTGTTTTACCAAAATCACCTGCTTCCCGTGAAGCTCGACGTCACCCGCCATATCTGGCACGGCGCAACCGTTCAGTGA
- the tri1 gene encoding ADP-ribosylarginine hydrolase Tri1: protein MIDLHEEDAIVNRYADRYHHYLPVSARAQYSENNERPGELRNAWDQKVICSLTEEQSCDKAVGALVGLAVGDAVGTTLEFLPRDKKNITDMVGGGPFQLKAGEWTDDTSMALCLAETYLQEGIMDITCFREKLVGWYHYGENSSNGRCFDIGNTTKYALEQYLLQGSSWFGNTAKNTAGNAALIRMAPVPIFRRRSLKKTYFDSETQSLATHGAVESIFSCQFLGLIINYLINGCSKEKVFSPHAIPLSARVLIINAGEYKQKTRDQIRSSGYVIDTLEAAMWAVWNTDNFRDAILLAANLGDDADSVAATAGQIAGALYGYSGIPREWRDRLVQEKRIAAMAEALFRQAPEEER from the coding sequence ATGATTGATCTACACGAAGAAGATGCAATAGTTAACCGCTATGCAGACAGGTATCATCATTACTTACCGGTAAGTGCACGAGCGCAATATTCTGAGAATAACGAACGTCCAGGAGAACTCCGTAACGCCTGGGATCAAAAAGTAATATGTAGTCTTACTGAGGAACAATCCTGTGATAAAGCCGTAGGCGCGTTGGTAGGGCTTGCTGTTGGCGATGCGGTGGGCACGACACTGGAATTCCTCCCTCGCGATAAGAAAAATATTACAGATATGGTAGGTGGTGGGCCTTTCCAACTCAAAGCGGGTGAGTGGACTGATGATACCTCTATGGCTTTATGTCTCGCTGAGACGTATCTTCAAGAAGGCATTATGGATATCACCTGTTTCAGAGAAAAACTGGTAGGCTGGTACCATTATGGCGAAAACAGCTCAAATGGCAGATGTTTTGATATAGGCAATACGACAAAATATGCGCTTGAGCAATATCTTTTACAAGGTTCTTCATGGTTCGGGAATACGGCTAAAAATACCGCAGGTAATGCGGCCCTGATAAGAATGGCCCCTGTGCCTATATTTAGAAGACGTTCACTAAAGAAAACATATTTTGACTCTGAAACACAAAGTCTTGCTACGCATGGTGCCGTTGAGTCCATCTTTTCCTGTCAGTTTTTAGGTTTGATAATCAATTATTTGATTAATGGTTGCTCAAAAGAAAAAGTCTTTTCACCCCATGCGATTCCGCTTAGCGCAAGGGTATTAATCATCAACGCAGGTGAATACAAGCAGAAAACACGCGATCAGATCCGTTCGAGCGGCTACGTTATCGACACGCTTGAAGCGGCGATGTGGGCGGTATGGAATACGGATAACTTCCGCGACGCGATTCTTCTGGCTGCGAATCTGGGTGATGACGCCGACAGCGTGGCTGCCACGGCAGGTCAGATTGCCGGTGCGCTGTATGGTTATTCGGGGATACCGCGGGAATGGCGCGACAGGCTGGTGCAGGAAAAAAGAATCGCCGCTATGGCAGAAGCACTGTTCAGGCAGGCTCCTGAAGAGGAGCGGTAA
- the ssuD gene encoding FMNH2-dependent alkanesulfonate monooxygenase: MALSVFWFLPTHGDGHYLGTAEGARPVDHGYLQQIAQAADRLGFGGVLIPTGRSCEDAWLVAASLIPVTQRLRFLVALRPGVISPTQAARQAATLDRLSNGRALFNLVTGGDPEELAGDGVFLDHTERYAESAEFTRIWRRVLEGETVDYQGDYLQVRGARLMFKPVQQPRPPLWFGGSSTVAQDLAAEQVDVYLTWGEPPAQVKEKIEQVRAKAAAQGRKVRFGIRLHVIVRETNAEAWQAADRLIAHLDDATIAKAQAALARTDSVGQQRMAALHNGRRDRLEISPNLWAGVGLVRGGAGTALVGDGPTVAARMQEYADLGIETFILSGYPHLEEAYRVGELLFPHLDLAVPDVPAPRRIPAHGEAVANDFAPQKVSQS; encoded by the coding sequence ATGGCATTATCCGTTTTCTGGTTTTTACCCACCCACGGCGACGGTCACTATCTGGGCACGGCGGAAGGCGCACGCCCGGTTGACCACGGTTATCTGCAACAGATTGCCCAGGCGGCAGATCGGCTGGGGTTTGGCGGCGTGCTGATCCCTACCGGGCGCTCCTGCGAAGACGCCTGGTTGGTTGCCGCGTCGCTGATTCCGGTTACCCAGCGGCTGCGCTTTCTGGTAGCGCTGCGTCCTGGCGTTATCTCACCAACCCAGGCTGCGCGTCAGGCCGCGACGCTGGACCGCCTGTCCAATGGTCGTGCACTGTTTAACCTGGTGACCGGCGGTGACCCGGAAGAGCTGGCGGGCGATGGCGTCTTCCTCGATCATACCGAACGCTATGCGGAATCCGCCGAGTTTACCCGTATCTGGCGGCGCGTGCTGGAAGGAGAAACCGTCGATTATCAGGGCGATTATTTGCAGGTGCGCGGCGCACGCCTGATGTTTAAACCGGTACAGCAGCCGCGTCCGCCACTCTGGTTTGGCGGATCGTCAACGGTGGCGCAGGACTTAGCGGCGGAGCAGGTGGATGTCTATCTTACCTGGGGTGAACCACCGGCCCAGGTCAAAGAGAAAATCGAACAGGTCCGCGCTAAAGCGGCGGCACAGGGGCGCAAAGTGCGTTTCGGTATTCGCCTGCACGTTATCGTACGCGAAACCAATGCTGAAGCCTGGCAGGCCGCCGATCGGCTTATCGCGCACCTTGATGATGCCACTATTGCCAAAGCGCAGGCGGCGCTGGCACGTACCGATTCTGTCGGTCAGCAGCGTATGGCGGCATTGCATAACGGTCGCCGCGATCGGCTGGAGATCAGCCCCAATCTCTGGGCTGGCGTCGGCCTGGTACGTGGCGGCGCGGGCACGGCGCTGGTTGGCGATGGCCCAACGGTGGCGGCACGTATGCAGGAGTACGCCGATCTCGGCATCGAGACCTTCATTCTTTCTGGCTATCCCCATCTGGAAGAAGCTTACCGGGTTGGCGAGCTGCTGTTCCCTCACCTCGATCTGGCAGTGCCTGACGTACCCGCGCCACGCCGTATACCAGCCCATGGCGAAGCGGTGGCGAATGATTTTGCGCCGCAAAAAGTGTCGCAAAGCTGA
- a CDS encoding PAAR domain-containing protein yields MSEFNAAREQDEIAHTASEGWLIAGAIGGALVAGAAIVVTGGTALVAVSAVAAGACTGGGLGELLGSMSWAPRHTTGQLASGSPDVYINDRPAIRAHLSTGACDEHSGSPQRVAEGSIKVFINNYPAARIGDRLTCSAEIFSGSPDVFIGGDKIQTDEISPEIPEWINWAMLGIGGAALVVLASPAIAVLGTLGGMGGGYAGSYLGGKLFGEGSDGQKWMMLAGSLVGGAAGSKGGMKFDAWRSNKTAAIPPKSTMSLADAVGKDRASRWINRGRELADQYNPTISALLSDDQVGALHGYTTEAGYKMINPALRGVKPLTPELEAFANHAVEGMNKLPVFEGETFRGIDTLPAEVLDAYQPGNIVADKAFMSTDIIEPFKGNIILNIEGKSGKNIHFLSAFKSTETEVLYPPGTKFEVVNRIEENGSIIIQLKEIE; encoded by the coding sequence CGGGAGCAGCGATTGTGGTAACCGGTGGCACGGCGCTGGTAGCTGTGTCAGCCGTTGCGGCAGGTGCCTGTACCGGCGGTGGGCTGGGCGAACTGTTGGGCAGCATGTCCTGGGCACCCCGTCATACCACTGGTCAACTGGCTTCTGGTTCACCTGATGTTTACATTAACGATCGTCCCGCTATCCGTGCCCATCTGTCTACAGGTGCATGCGATGAGCATAGCGGCAGCCCGCAGCGGGTTGCCGAAGGGTCAATAAAAGTCTTTATCAACAACTATCCCGCAGCCCGTATCGGCGATCGCCTGACCTGTAGCGCTGAAATTTTTTCCGGATCGCCTGATGTTTTTATTGGCGGCGATAAGATTCAGACGGATGAAATCAGCCCGGAAATACCGGAATGGATTAACTGGGCGATGTTAGGTATCGGCGGCGCGGCGCTGGTGGTGCTGGCTTCTCCTGCCATAGCGGTGCTGGGCACCCTTGGCGGTATGGGCGGCGGCTATGCAGGCAGTTATCTCGGCGGAAAGCTGTTTGGTGAGGGCAGCGACGGACAAAAATGGATGATGCTGGCAGGCAGCCTGGTCGGTGGAGCAGCGGGCAGCAAAGGCGGGATGAAGTTCGATGCCTGGCGGAGCAATAAAACTGCTGCAATTCCGCCTAAATCCACGATGAGTTTAGCTGACGCAGTAGGAAAAGATCGGGCAAGTCGGTGGATTAATAGAGGAAGGGAACTTGCAGATCAATACAACCCTACGATATCAGCATTATTAAGCGATGATCAAGTAGGTGCTTTGCACGGCTATACTACTGAAGCTGGATATAAAATGATTAATCCAGCATTAAGGGGGGTAAAACCCCTGACTCCGGAATTAGAGGCATTTGCTAACCATGCTGTAGAAGGAATGAATAAACTACCTGTATTCGAGGGAGAAACTTTCCGAGGTATAGATACTTTGCCTGCCGAAGTATTGGATGCTTATCAACCAGGTAATATAGTTGCTGATAAAGCATTCATGAGCACAGATATTATCGAACCTTTTAAAGGAAACATCATACTTAATATTGAAGGGAAATCTGGTAAAAACATTCATTTCTTGTCTGCATTTAAGTCAACAGAAACCGAAGTACTGTATCCTCCAGGAACTAAGTTTGAAGTTGTTAACAGAATAGAAGAAAATGGTTCCATCATAATTCAACTTAAGGAAATTGAATGA
- the ssuE gene encoding NADPH-dependent FMN reductase, with the protein MRVITLAGSPRFPSRSTALLTLCQHTLEGCGIEVTPWNIHNFPPEDLLYARFDSPALLALKEDLALADGLIVATPVYKASFSGALKTLLDLLPERALEHKVVLPLATGGTLAHMLAVDYALKPVLSALKAQEVLHGIFAEDSQISHYDRQPEISDLLNSRLNDALTTFCYALRQREARLAQAV; encoded by the coding sequence ATGCGTGTGATTACTCTGGCCGGAAGCCCGCGGTTTCCCTCACGATCTACGGCGCTGTTGACGCTGTGCCAGCATACACTGGAAGGCTGTGGCATTGAGGTCACGCCCTGGAACATTCACAACTTTCCACCGGAGGATCTGCTCTATGCACGCTTCGACTCTCCTGCTCTGCTGGCGCTCAAAGAAGATTTAGCGCTAGCCGACGGGCTTATTGTCGCCACGCCGGTTTATAAAGCTTCTTTTTCCGGCGCGCTGAAAACCCTGCTCGATCTTCTGCCAGAACGCGCGCTGGAACATAAAGTTGTGCTGCCGCTGGCTACCGGCGGCACGCTGGCGCATATGCTGGCGGTCGACTACGCACTGAAACCGGTGCTGAGCGCACTGAAAGCGCAAGAAGTGCTGCATGGCATCTTTGCCGAAGACAGCCAAATCAGCCACTACGATCGTCAACCTGAAATTAGCGACCTGCTGAACAGTCGGTTAAATGACGCATTGACCACCTTCTGCTATGCCCTGCGGCAGCGTGAAGCGCGCCTGGCACAAGCGGTATAA
- the ssuB gene encoding aliphatic sulfonates ABC transporter ATP-binding protein — translation MNAIAAPSRLNVGTPVGLQSVSKRFGDRAILQGIDLHIPSGQFVAVVGRSGCGKSTLLRLLAGLEFPSEGDLLAGQAPLATAHEETRLMFQDARLLPWKRVIDNVGLGLRGNWRADAMRALEEVNLADRAGEWPAALSGGQRQRVALARALIHRPGLLLLDEPLGALDALTRIEMQELIEAIWQQQHFTVLLVTHDVSEAVALADRVLLIEDGRIGLDLTIDLPRPRRRGSARLAELEQQVLERVMRRTPPPAVRYAER, via the coding sequence ATGAACGCTATTGCAGCGCCGTCGCGTCTTAACGTCGGCACGCCCGTTGGATTACAGAGCGTCAGTAAACGCTTTGGCGATCGCGCTATCCTGCAGGGTATCGATTTACACATCCCTTCCGGCCAGTTTGTCGCGGTGGTAGGACGCAGCGGCTGCGGTAAAAGCACCCTGCTGCGCCTGCTGGCCGGTCTGGAGTTTCCCAGCGAAGGGGATCTGCTGGCCGGGCAGGCGCCGCTTGCTACCGCACATGAAGAAACACGTCTGATGTTTCAGGACGCGCGCCTGCTGCCGTGGAAACGGGTAATCGATAACGTTGGCCTCGGGTTACGTGGTAACTGGCGCGCCGATGCTATGCGGGCGCTGGAAGAAGTTAATCTGGCCGATCGTGCCGGAGAGTGGCCCGCCGCGCTTTCGGGCGGTCAGCGGCAGCGCGTGGCACTGGCGCGTGCGCTGATCCATCGCCCCGGCTTGCTGCTGCTGGACGAACCGCTGGGCGCCTTGGACGCCCTGACGCGTATTGAGATGCAGGAACTGATTGAGGCTATCTGGCAACAGCAACATTTCACCGTCTTGCTGGTAACACATGATGTCAGTGAAGCCGTTGCCTTAGCGGATCGGGTGCTGCTGATTGAGGATGGGCGTATCGGGCTGGATTTAACTATCGATCTGCCACGCCCGCGCCGTCGCGGTTCCGCCCGGCTGGCGGAGCTGGAACAGCAGGTGCTGGAGCGGGTGATGCGCCGCACGCCGCCGCCAGCGGTGCGTTACGCTGAGCGTTGA
- the pyrD gene encoding quinone-dependent dihydroorotate dehydrogenase, whose product MFYPFARKALFHLDAEHAHELTLQQLRRISGTPLEALIRQRLPARPVTCMGLTFKNALGLAAGMDKNGDCIDAFGAMGFGFVEVGTVTPRPQPGNDKPRLFRLVEAEGIINRMGFNNLGVDRLVENVKRASFNGVLGINIGKNKDTPVEQGKEDYLTCMDKVYPLAGYIAVNISSPNTPGLRTLQYGEALDDLLMAIKAQQKLLEKKHLKYVPVAVKIAPDLSEEELVQIADSLVRHQIDGVIATNTTLDRSLVSGMKFNEETGGLSGRPVQLRSTEVIRRLSQELQGKLPIIGVGGIDSVIAAREKIAAGATLVQIYSGFIYKGPGLIKEIVTHL is encoded by the coding sequence ATGTTTTACCCCTTCGCACGTAAAGCCTTGTTTCATCTTGACGCAGAACATGCCCATGAACTAACGCTGCAGCAGCTGCGCCGTATCAGCGGTACGCCGTTAGAAGCATTGATTCGCCAGCGCTTACCGGCGCGTCCGGTGACATGCATGGGGCTAACCTTTAAGAATGCGCTTGGTCTGGCGGCCGGAATGGATAAAAACGGCGACTGCATTGACGCATTCGGCGCAATGGGTTTCGGTTTTGTTGAAGTCGGTACGGTAACGCCGCGTCCCCAGCCGGGCAATGATAAGCCGCGCCTGTTTCGTCTGGTGGAGGCCGAAGGGATTATTAACCGCATGGGCTTTAATAATCTCGGTGTGGATCGGCTGGTAGAAAATGTGAAACGCGCCAGTTTTAACGGCGTACTGGGTATTAACATCGGTAAAAATAAAGATACGCCGGTTGAGCAGGGCAAAGAGGATTATTTGACCTGTATGGATAAAGTCTATCCTCTGGCTGGATATATCGCCGTGAATATCTCCTCGCCCAACACCCCAGGCCTGCGAACATTGCAATATGGTGAGGCGCTGGATGATTTGCTGATGGCAATAAAAGCACAGCAAAAACTGCTGGAAAAGAAACATCTGAAATATGTGCCGGTGGCGGTAAAAATTGCGCCTGACCTCTCGGAAGAAGAGCTGGTGCAGATTGCAGATAGTCTGGTTCGTCATCAGATTGATGGCGTTATCGCGACGAATACCACGCTCGATCGTTCTCTGGTCAGCGGCATGAAATTTAATGAAGAGACGGGTGGACTGAGCGGAAGACCGGTACAGCTACGCAGCACCGAAGTTATCCGTCGCCTCTCTCAGGAATTACAGGGCAAATTACCAATTATCGGTGTGGGCGGAATTGATTCCGTGATTGCCGCGCGTGAGAAAATAGCGGCAGGGGCCACGCTGGTACAAATCTATTCCGGCTTTATTTATAAAGGTCCCGGTTTAATCAAAGAGATTGTGACGCATCTCTGA